In Belonocnema kinseyi isolate 2016_QV_RU_SX_M_011 chromosome 4, B_treatae_v1, whole genome shotgun sequence, a single window of DNA contains:
- the LOC117170518 gene encoding cytokine receptor-like factor 3, with protein MDQVSSKPKDLKIAVCEEKILSDIRNSLPLLPKIDKNANDSNVQKTRKSGEDDLFDRLASAISKQKQYEQSVNAAWFVDNAGLHENFINDGSIKGAQLPKHVEENIQGIAQSAEDYISKLEEQLQDLDCADEQIITSANKALQEIDEAYQSLINEVCCQINRKRDLIRLETEVHKNEGLAPLKACRQEINAQIRSTQHLLDLVQEMLKYPHSFNRQRFEELTSASSNLGRIPAVPLPEELPCITFCHPSRAVKEKVLTKITELGCVSRMGPVQLLEIEERPASLYIKWHIIDPEYSGEEQIFIVQKTTGDSVDSVSNNFETVYEGSETSCFVRDLSVNTPVSIRVGIQAPHIVWSILQTAKTSLAPYCWNLTNENYMITNSGKVAAKITNEISTLFSQEAQFDAEHVIEFKFLEASTDGSNEEGLALVSDSGGKDDDLKRKGALLITPQGKIYMDGEEKLMRLPKIRFGTRILFSATRKYEETLRINIECADKAVTYDWIVQTPLYFAARFTEFNKWNLIVK; from the exons ATGGATCAAGTATCATCGAAACCAAAAGACTTAAAAATTGCAGTTTGCGAAGAAAAAATTCTATCAGATATTAGAAATAGTTTGCCACTTTTACCAAAGATAGATAAGAATGCAAATGATAGTAATGTTCAAAAAACGAGAAAGTCGGGTGAAGATGATCTGTTTGATCGTTTGGCAAGTGCAATATCGAAACAGAAACAATACGAGCAGAGTGTGAATGCTGCTTGGTTTGTAGATAACGCTGGTTTACacgaaaattttataaacgatGGTTCGATAAAGGGGGCTCAGTTACCAAAGCATGTTGaagaaaatattcaaggaatCGCTCAATCTGCTGAAGATTATATTAGCAAGTTAGAGGAACAATTACAAGATCTTGACTGCGCTGATGAGCAA ATAATTACAAGTGCAAATAAAGCTTTGCAAGAGATCGACGAAGCATACCAAAGTTTAATAAACGAAGTGTGTTGCCAGATAAATCGAAAACGTGATTTGATAAGACTGGAGACTGAAGTGCATAAAAATGAGGGACTTGCGCCTTTAAAAGCCTGCCGTCAGGAAATAAATGCGCAAATTCGAAGTACGCAGCATCTTCTCGATTTAGTCCAAGAAATGCTCAAGTATCCTCACAGTTTCAACAGACAGAGATTCGAAGAACTTACCTCTGCCAGCAGCAATTTAGGAAG AATACCAGCGGTGCCATTGCCGGAAGAGCTTCCTTGCATAACTTTTTGTCATCCTTCGAGGGCAGTTAAGGAAAAAGTCTTGACAAAGATCACTGAATTAGGATGTGTTTCGCGAATGGGTCCAGTGCAATTATTAGAAATAGAAGAGAGACCAGCGAGTCTTTATATTAAGTGGCACATTATTGATCCTGAATATTCCGGcgaagaacaaatttttattgtgcaAAAAACAACCGGAGATAGTGTTGATTCTGTTTCGAATAACTTTGAAACTGTTTACGAAGGTTCTGAGACTTCGTGCTTTGTTAGAGATTTATCGGTTAATACACCAGTTTCGATTAGAGTTGGAATTCAAGCACCTCATATTGTTTGGAGTATTCTTCAGACGGCGAAAACTTCTTTAGCGCCTTACT GTTGGAATTTGACAAATGAAAACTACATGATAACGAACTCGGGTAAAGTAGCAGCAAAAATCACGAACGAAATCAGTACTCTCTTTTCGCAGGAAGCGCAATTCGATGCGGAACACGTCATCgaatttaag TTTTTGGAGGCATCGACTGATGGGAGTAATGAGGAAGGACTTGCTCTTGTATCTGATTCTGGCGGAAAAGATGACGATCTTAAAAGAAAAGGAGCTTTATTAATTACGCCTCAAGGAAAAATCTACATGGATGGGGAAGAAAAATTAATGCGATTGCCAAAGATACGTTTCGGAACACGTATTTTATTTTCGGCGACTCGAAAATATGAAGAAACTTTGAGAATTAATATCGAGTGTGCCGATAAAGCAGTCACTTACGATTGGATCGTGCAAACACCACTATATTTTGCCGCCCGATTTACAGAGTTTAATAAGTGGAATCTTATCGTTAAATGA